In Corylus avellana chromosome ca8, CavTom2PMs-1.0, the genomic stretch GCTCATGTAGCCACAACTTATTCATAAAATTCTGAGTTgctaattttgataaaatatggGCTCCTTGATTACCCTCCCCGCGAACAAAAGACATTTACCATTGTTGGAGAGACTGTAATTCTTGCTTTATATCATCCACCATCATCCCCAGGTTGCTCCAATCcggggaataggatcctctccatttcaaaatccctcaatttcctccatttagtgcattttgaagggtattgcatttattgtactaccatcattaaaacttttggacaacactacccttcaaaatacactaaatggaggaaatggagggattttgaaatggagaggatccttttccccAATCCGGGTCTGAAGAGTTAATGGCCTTTATTACCCCCTGTGCATCCCCCTCAAAATGAAGGCAATCAAGTCCCAAATTTTTGCAAAACTGGACCGCCATAAGCGCTGCCTGTGCCTCCGCCTTTAGAGAATTCAAACTGCCCACATAGGTTTTGCTCAAAGCTGCGATGACTAGACCCTGCTCATCCCTCACCAATACACCAAAACCCATCCAGCCTTTTCCAGATGCCAAAAAAGCTTCCCAATTTACTTTTTTCCAGCCCAATTGTGGATGTTGCCATCTTACCATAATTCCTTCATTGGGGTTGTCATGCGCCCCTGCTCCCAACTCGGTAGCTGCAGCAAAGTCTTCTATAGCCACCTTTGTTCGTTGAACCAGTAACGTGGGATGGGTCATAGAACCACCGTGCACCACGTCATTTCTTCGAAGCCACAACCGATGAGCTAGGCCAATAAATTGCTTGATTTCAGCTTCTGCACAGATTAAAAATATCCTCAACCAATTGGAGAAAAGATGAGGCATCTGTAGAACTTTTCTTCTGCAATTTCTGGCACCCCATACTCCAAGCATCCATAGCAGAAGGACACTCCCATAAAATATGTAAAGTCGTTTCTGGAGCAGTCCCACATAATGAGCATAATGAATCCTCAACAATTTTCCGCTTGTGTAAATTACTCCGAGTAGGCAAAATCTCATGACATGCCCTccataaaaaattcttttcgaCATTAGGAATTTTTTGCGCCCACAACTTGCTCCACACTGTACTACGTCCCACCTGTAATGAGCATGAAGCACCATTCTAAGCATCAATTTCCAGCTGCAGATGATAGGCACTTTTGACAgaaaaaattccatttttcGTGCCTCGCCATGTACACCTATCTTCTCTATTAGATAAACCAACTAGCACCGACTAAATGAGATCAATCTCTTCCTTTGTAAAGAGGTTGGCCAGCAGGGTAGAATCCCACCACCGAGAATCTTCGTTGATGAGTTCACTAACAGTAGCAATCGTGCTGTAACAAAATTGGCCGGGACTGCGCCATATACGTAGACGGCCTAGGAATCCATTTGTCCTTCCAAATTCGGATCTTTTTCCCGTCGCCCACCCTCCATATTAATCCGGCTTTCAATAAGTCACATGAGCTAAAAATACTCCGCCAAGCATACGAAGGTTGTGAACCAATAGAAGCCTCAAGAATATTGCCGTTTGGATAATATTTACCTGCcataatttttgaaagaaagttGTTCGGGTTTTGCCAAAGTCTCCAACTCTGCTTGGCTAGAAGCGCTTTATTAAAACTCTGGAAGTCACTATATCCCATTCCACCCAATTTTTTTGCTGTCCCCAAACGATTCTAACTCATCCAATGCACCCCGAACTCCTTATTTGGTTTATTCCACCAGAATTTTTGCATAAGTGAATTAATTTCCGAACATAGAGCCTTCGGAAGGAGAAAAACACTCATGCAATAAGTTGGAATAGCTTGGATCACTGCTTTCAACAGGATTTCCTTCCTAGCTTGTGACAAAAAttttaggggaaaatgcagtttacccccctgaagtttcaggggtttttcaattttaaccctaaagttcaaaaattggcaatctacctccctgaagtttaaaaaattatcaatttaaaccttccgttattaattttcgttaaattggacggaattttttttttaaaaaaaagagcctgaaggtaatgatgtaatttcatagatttccgtccatttagacggaaaaattaaacagatggtttaaattgccaatttttgaaacttcagggaggtaaattgccaatttttgaactttggggttaaaattgaaaaatccttaaaacttcaggggggtaaactgcattttcccctatcTTTTTGTCTTGCAATCTCTTCCAAACCCTATCAATAATCCCCCTAAAAGCAGCTGTACGAGATTTTCCAACCAAAGCTGATAGACCCAAATAAGTATCATAACATTGAATGGAAGGTATTCCGGCCACCTCAAGAATCCTCCATTTATCCACCAAAGAAGTATTCCGGCTAAAGAAAATAGTTGTCTTGTTGCAATTTAGGCACTGTCCCGATgcttcttcatatttttttaaaagacccGTCAAATTCTCCCATTGTAAGATGTTAgccctacaaaataataaactgtcatctgcaaaaaataaatggcttATACGAGGACCTTGTTTTGAAGTAGGGACCCCTGTTAAAGAACCATCTCGATTAGCCCGTGACAACATAAAGCTCAACACCTCTGCACAAATAAGGAATAAGTAAGGAGAAATCGGATCCCCCAGCCGTAAACCCCTCGTCGGATATATATGGCCACATGGAGTACCATTCACCACCACTGCATATTGGATAGACGTCACACACATCATAATTAACTTTATCCCCCTTATATCAAACCCCATCCGCTTCATTGTTTCCTCCAAAAAATACCATTCCACCCGATCATACGCCTTACTCATATCCAATTTAACTGCCATAAAACTTTTCTTACCATTCATACTAGAATGCATGGTATGAAGAGCTTCATAAGCGGCTAAAACATTATCAGTTATGAGCCTCCCCGGAATAAACGCACTTTGAGTGGGTGAAATAATATGTGATAAATCTTCTTCAGTCTATTAGCAAGGACCTTTGAGATTAGTTTGTATAAAACATTACACAAACTAATAGGTCTAAACTCAGTAACACATGTCGAATTCTTCACCTTAGGAATTAATGCAATATGCGTCATACTTAAAAAAGATGGCATAATTCCAGAATTAAGAGTATCAAGAACAGCCTGACAAACCTCATCAcccgttgtttctcaatgagtTTGGAAGAACCCCGCAGAGAAACCATCCGGACCCAGTGCTTTAAGCGGTGCCATTTGGTACAATGCTTGTTCGACCTCCTCTCTAAAAACGGCTTCAGCAACTCGTCATTCATAGAGAGCAAAACTTGTCCTTCAAATTGCTGCAAGCATGGCTCCAAATCTCCTGCAAGACCAGCTGAAAACAAACCCGAAAAATAGTCAACAAAGGCCTGCCCAACCTCCTCTGTAGACTCCCATAAGACACCTTGCTCATCTTTAATTGAAAAAATctgattggattttttttggtggtttgcACAAGATGGTAAAACTTGGTATTCCGGTCGCCATTCTTCAGCCACTCGGCCTTAGCATGCTTTTTCCACCTTAAGTCTTCTTAGGTCAGCAAATTGTTTAGCTCTTGCTGCACTTTTTTAACTTCGCCATTTGCTGCCACGCCTTCCTCTCCATGcaactcatttaattttttggaaagCTGCTGAATAGAAGTCTGTAGAAGACCACGGCCTACTTGTTGCCATTTCCAGGATGCACGTTTACATCGTAATAACTTAATGTTAATGCTCTCCCATCCAGTACACTGACGCAAATGCATATGCCATGTTTGCTCGATACAATCAATATAGCCCCTGTCAAGAGCCCATGACGCTTCATACCTGAATTTCCTGCCTCCCGTGCTGCCATTTTTCTGTCCAATTAAAAATAGCATTAACACTGCATGGTCCGAATTAACCGTATGATCCACCAATACCTCAGTAGCTGGAAATAAATTGCACCAAGTCGAATTTGCTACCCCTCTATCTAATCTCTCCTTCGTATAATCTTGCCCTTCTCGACCATTATTCCATGTATATTTAGGGCCGCGATATCCAAGGTCAGACAAGTCACATTCATTCAAAACAGATTGGAATTTTTTCATTTGGCCGCTAGACCTCCCACTGCAGCCCCATTTTTCTGATAAGGATACAATTTCGTTAAAATCTCCTATACAAAGCCATGGAGTCGGAGAAAGATTGCCCAACACCTTAAGTAATTCCCAAGCCTCTTGACGTTTTGCTACATCCGGATGTCCATAGAAACCTGTAAATTTCCAAGGAACATCGGAATATGTAGTTTGGATAACGCCATTGATGTGTCTTTGGCTAAAGTTTTGAATATCCACCACTATCTCTTCACCCCAAAACAAGGCCATACCCCCACTTTTCCCCACACTATCAACTACAAACATACTTGGAAAACCCAATTTATATCTTACCatctccattttttcttttcgcATTTTAGTctccataaggaaaaccatcCATGGGCGCTTCTCCTTCACCATCTGGCAAAGGTCACGAATTATCCAGAGGTTCCCAATCCCCCAACAATTCCAACTAATGATCATCATTGCGGTCGGCGAAGCTGCTCCGCAGCTTCTGTCATCCCCGAACCGTTAAGATTTTCTGTCATTGAAGCTAATTTATGTCCGCGAAATTCAAAACCAAGGCTTTGAACCACTCCCCATATTTCCTTCTGCTTCCATTGGCCTTGCTTTGGAGGTGACAGACTCCTTTCAAGCCTATCTTCCTCATCTCTAAATTTCCTCTTTACACTCGCCTCCTTCGTACCCTTCTCCGCTTGCATGGTTTTTGCCACATCTGCCAAAAGGGGTCCCATGTACGTTGAGTGTGAGTCTGCACGTGACATAGGACTAGGAGAAAGACCAGATTGTCCTTCATTATCAGCTAATCCCTTCCGTTTTTTGACCCCCTTGAAGACTCCACTGCCACCTCATGCTCCCCATTAAAATTCCCCCCAGCTGCCTTTCCTTTTGAAGAAGATTTGGCTGCATTAAATTCTTGTGAATCATCTCTCCTTTCATGCTCTCCAGCCCACCCATCACTCCTATCATAAAATCCATCCTTGCtttgtttaggaaaaaaatctcTCCCTTTATGACTCCCACGTTGCCCTCCATGCATCATGCCATAACTCTCATTTCTTTCCATCCGAGCATTGGGCCGTTTAGGGTTTGGGCATGATCCAGAGGAATCGCCGCCCATCTCCTTCTTCAGATCATCATCATCGACGCCATTATGCCGACCTCCTCCTACGGCCAGACGTTCATAATTTGCCTGCCCTGTCCACCCTGTTCGACCTCCTCTCTCAGATCGTCGTGTCGGTGATGATGCCCTCAGCACAATCCATACTCTGGGGAATTCTCTTGAAAACGCATCTTACTCTTAAAAGGACACCTTGTTTTATCATGGTAAGAATTCCgcaatagaaacaaaattttggaaGGCGTTCATATTGAAATGCAATCCATTTTGATTTTCCTTGCACCTTCAGCATTCTCCCCCGTGCCAGAGGTTTCGCCAAATCAAGTAAAATTCTAACACAAAGGAATGCTCCCCATCCAATACCATCCACTCCCGTATCAACCATCTCCACTTCACCAACTGTGGATCCAATACATCGTCCAGTAGTCTGGTTCATACATGCCAAAAGAAGATTAACCATTCGCACCCAAAATGCAGCTTTCTCAAAAGTATATTCCAATGGTGAACTCAGCCCGTCAAAATCTTCAAGGAGAAAAAGGCTTCCTTAAAAAAACCAAGGTCTACCTTCCAAGATCCTCTTTTTATCCCCCAAATTTGTGAATACCACCAAAAACAAATTCTCTTCCAAAACTTGGAATGAAAGTGTTCCCGATGGTTTCCACCAACTCTGTAGGGTCATTTTAATGGTTTCCTTGCTAATCATCCGATCCGTGACTAGTTTCCCCAACACACAAAATTTCTCCCGCTCTACTCCATCAAGCAGTTCTTCATCTGGCGTCTCCAAATCAAGGCTCTCTTCCTCAGTTAAAGAGAGATTCATCCACATTTTCGATAGATCCTCCATCACAGATTCTACAACAAAAACGCTTATTTCTTTCAAATGACTCAAGTCATGGAATACTATCCTTCTCTACTAGGGTCTAGAGAGAAAACTCACATGTGGGTCTAGGATTTAATAATAAGATTAAGTAACTGtgaaaagtagcattactcatgcaCGCTACATGAGCGTGCAGGCACATGCACTTGTTAGAGGCGCATAGATTGTAATCAAACATTGAAAAGAACAATGATTTACTGTATATGAGACTATATGCATGGAATGCCACTTATTTTCTAAAAGCtctatttgttaaaatttgcattttgtgttaattttctcttcttaaaataaaaacattaagaaataattcaaacataaaacattcataaaaacataaaaacaattttcacatttatattgCATCAGAACACATTAACAATCAAAACCTAATTtgtcctttcatatatatatatatatatatatatatatatatatatatatatatatatatatatatatatatttcatggtAGTAGAATCCGAATTTCTTGTTTTGGGTTTAGTTGTTCTTCATTGCAATACAATTTGTGAAATTATCCTTTCCCCATGAACTATCACTCAATTATCATATACCCCTTTCAATTACTAACTTTATATTACGactccatcaaactaccatttcgttATCAAAACCTTCATTCCGTCAGTCAATGTcgtttagtctaagttagtaaactactattaatgaggttaagaatttaatatgtattttaaatgtttatagacacttgacagtTAACATTATTTTACATTGATTGGATGATATTTCCTCcagactggtttggaggaaatttccgTCCTTAAAGTATTTAACATGTATGGTCTTTGCTTCCTTTCCCTCATGCTTTCCAAGATGCAAATTAATGGAGGGTAAATGCCTATCCAAAAAAGGTCCTCCGGACTCAGGGCCTGCCCAATGTATTTGAGGGCTTTAGGCGAAATTTGTAAGTGAGgccttattttatttaatatttaaatatatattaaataatatttattttaatatttttatttaaaaataattcttcttgtttttttggatgcaaaattactgattaagtttttatattcaagattttctaaaataaaataaaatcacactGACGCAGAAACAGCTTCCTGGATGCCTAATGCTAGTGTTTCTTGGATGGCTAAAGCATCCGTCTTGGCAACTAAGATTTTAGCATTATGGTGAGTGACAATATTTTGAGTAATGGCAGCAGCCATCACTCCATTCTCCATGATCGAATTGGTCACTTTAACTAGATTACTAACGACATCAGATGTTGGCTGTCGAATGTGTAGAACGTTGTCCAATGTTAATagcagcaaaaacaaaaaatcaaagaaaaataaaaaaataaagcggcaaaaattggaagaaaaagaataaaagaaaaagaaaaagaataggaATAGGAATAAGAATAAGGGTAAGAACCAATTTcgtaatcattttttataacaatttatCTTAGACCATTAACTAATCACATGGGAGTaggacaatatatatatatattgttttgctTTTAGACCACCAATCTTAGACCACTGATCTTGAGGCGTAGCAAAACGTGAATGTACATGGCCATTGGATGTTTAACATAGGCCATTGAATTGTAGTAGAGCACCAACTACAATTGCATTTATTATGTGTTTTGTACGCACAGTTATGCATCTGTTTCAACAGCTATTATTGAATCATGGATTCACTAGATTTAATCAACACTTGAGATTTCTGCATCGAGTGGTGTGGAGCAAATCTTATGCAACTACACTTGCACATGATTATATGCAAAGTTTGTTTGTTCGATAGTGTGATACAACTGTAatgcaattttattaaataacaattatatGGTGTGTGAATTGGCCATGGGATCATTCTTGTTGGTATGATCAACGTCTTAAATTGAAACTTATAATTGATGATCGATGCAAGAGTCAAGATAACACATGGTCATTTATGTTTCTACATAAGCTTGTAGAGGAATtgaggccttattaaattgaggcattttttaaattatttatttaccatgATTAGATGCCTTAactttttatggaaaaaaatttttgggccttattaaaaaaaatttcacaacaaatttttttttgggccttattaaaaaaaaaatcaccaaatttttgtttttttttggaacttattaaaaagtttttttgagCCTTACTAAATCGAGAGCCTTAGGCAACGGCTTAAGTCGCCTAGCCTTTAGGCCGGCCAGTCCGGACTTCACCACAAGCATCCTTAAAATTATGAGAGCTGCTGCCATACGGTTGTGGCAGAAAACATGGGTTTTCTGCCCACCAATCACAACATGACACAtcaacattttaagaaaaatgcaaaaacttaaaatgagaacaaaacaccaaaacaaaaaaaaatgaggacaAAAATGAGGAACCACCATTTGTCGGGTGGCGAGCATTGATAGCCACCCCAGTGCAGAGGGTGGCCAGCGGCCACCCAGGCCACCCGGATCGATTTGGGGTGGGCTGTGACCACTCCCGGTGGTGGCTCTTGAGGCCACCCGGTCTGGCGGGAGTGAGCCAGCTGTGCTCCCAGTGCAGGTGGCCGCGCCGTGGTGGCTGGTGTGGTTacgagccacccctaaggggCGGAAGCGGAAGCGGCGTTTTTTGGGCAGCGACTTCAGGCGGAGGTGGGCGGCAGGTCAATGTGGGAGGAATAAtatggtgttttgttctcattttgagtTTATGTGCTAAGCTGAGGTGTCAGCTTGTGAGTGGTGGGCAGAAAACCCCCCCTTTTTGCCTTGATcgaattgaagttattctctaaaATTATATCTAGATTTATTCCAATCATTTGAAGATGACATCTCAGCATTTGAGGAAAGATCTTCCTTGTACGGAAGCATGAGCTATCAAACACATAATGCATAAATATCTGCCTTTTGGACAACATCATAAATAGAGAATTttactcccaaaaaaaaaaaaaaaaattatattgctTGATtcatacttcatatatattCACATACTATACAAGATCAGATGCTATATGGAGTCATTATCAACCGTGTAATTACTTGCAGCCTACTCCACTAAATATAAACTTTTCCTTGGAAGTAATGTATTTTGTATGGCCCCAAATGCTTAACATGAAAAATATAGATTGGGTGTAAGTATTGTATTACCCATTTGCCTACGCATTTAACATGTTTGTAAgcaatatcatcaataaataaacacactatattaattccttagcaaTAATATTTGTCAGGCCCTGTGCCATCCAACACAGTACTGTCAGGTACATTTTCTATACTATATATTACCTCAAAGAGTTGCCTCTATCCTgtttgatcatatatatatatatatatatatatatatatatatgaagttagAACAAGAAATTTTCTGATAAttccttgagtttgaggggatatTTGAATATATCTTGATAATTTCCTTGTTTACCTAATATATGATCAGATAGTTATTTATTCCCTAATTGTgtcgtttcaatttttttttttctgtatataatattttaaattaattttcttaatgCATTTCCAATTCTAGCCATAACCTGTACATAGTTATAACACACAACCTAAGACAAAACCTCCCAACTAAAAGGTAATACTCCTTACCAATCCATCCTAGTCATGTGAAAATATTCTGGCAATCAATTCGTGAATTTAATGTCAAATCATCATGAATTTGATAGGCAGAATATACCTTTAttagaataattttattttatgattattattactttttaaatgtATAGAATATGATTACTTTCATGGTCTTTTTGCAGGTTCTATTTCTTGGTCCAGAGTGGTTTTTCAGGTATGTGTTCATGTTGGATAATTTTTTCATCCGATTTCAGATAATGGGTTTAACTCTTTCATTTCCAAACACAAAATAAGCAGGAAAATCCGAAAAAGATATATATCGTTTGTGTTCCTTTTAAACCTACATAAGTGATTGCTTGTATATCTTGTATGTGCAATCTATCACCCCTTCTAATCCTATCTATACTTTGCGAATATGGAAAGAGGGTAAGATTACAATTGTGAATATTTGTATATAAGTTCTGTTTGGTCGAGATGGATTCCCTCATATTAGGCTAtccaaattttattgaaatttaggCAGTTTAAGAAAAGAAGTTTCATAACCTGCATATTCCAAGCAGCCTAGGGTGCATGCCCACTTTCATGGGCCACTAAAGCAGGTCGACCTTGCAGCCATCCTATGTGCCTAATTTTAGGAGATCCTAATATATCTTTTttactcccaaaaaaaaaaaaaaaaaaaaaaaaatgtaaggtgCATTTTATTCAGTAGAACAAACCTATTCCTTCCAAACTCATTAGAAATTAGATCTTGGAAATTCCTTTATCAAAGGGGAAAATAACGATTCTCTCACAAAGTTATAGAGATCAAATGTGGAAGATATATATGCTGACTCCTTGCAAGGGAGGATGTTGTAGTAGGGCCCCTTTCTTTTGTATTGATTGGACTTAATAGCCCTATATTGATATCATATTTGACTTTAGGCTTTAGCCCTTGAAAAACTAGTTTCTGGGTACGTTattcttcttattcttattctttctCTTTATCTGCCTCAAGATATTCAATAAATAGACTTGTTTAATTTTAGGCCTGGAAATGAACTCATCCTATTATTCCCGACCTCATCTTTTGTTGGTCTTCACCAAATCACCTTATTTCAATTTTCTGGTTGGAAAAgcaccaaattttaaaacccacAATATATATAGCTTGCGCCACCATCCCACAGAATGGGTCACTTTCGATCGTTTCTATCCCTAAACATTCCCCAAGGGTCACACAACACAAaggggttttttattttttattttttattttttaattttttgtctcTATAATATGTcttatctattaatttttttattccaatttatttataaaaataaatacaattatttGTCTATAGTACGGACGGCAGAAAAGTaataattatcaaaataataaaagaataaagtcCAAGCTGCATCACCGTATGCCATATGGAGAACGGAGGTTCTCTATGCCTGGTTTTGTTTGGTATCCGACACTTAAAAtcgtaatatttttttagtacttaggaTTTTacgttaatatttttttagtacttaggattttacgtttttattttttattttatctaggtttcaattcgtatcatATGATACATGTCttacgtttttattttttattttatctaagtTTCAATTCGTATCATATGATACATGTCTTATGGAGTTTAGTACATCTATCACTATTCTATCGATCAAACTAACAGATTGCTATAAGGATGATTTTGGCTAACCCTCTGTGACCTATCTGGAGGTGGCTTAAAAATGTTCttattgcattattttttttttttttatagtgctTAGGGATGATTTGGCCCTGGCCTCCTTAATGGCCAAAAATAAAGTGGCAAGCCGAAAGCATTTAAAACAGGTCACGTAATACGGAAATAGCTACTTAGTTAGCTAGTTTATTCTAAAGGAGTCCTTATATCCTTCTAGAAGCGTGGCTTTTCAGAGAGCTTTTGAAGTTCTGTAATGCGTATATGATTCTTAATTCTAGGttcgtttctttttttctttgaaaaatggtgcgaagaggaaaaataaatgggAATCGAATCAGCTTTGCGGCGATTCAAACTGCTTAAAGGCTTGAAAGAAATTCCCACTACTGCAtgcttttgtcttttatttattgcCCCTAGAGCTCTGTCCAAAGACAACATAAAAATCACCGATCGAACAAATGGCCAGCTGGTTCATCTATAAGAGAGTAATGAACATCGTAATATACAACCAACAATCAACTTCCCACTTTTTATGTCCTGCATGCAATTGATCTGACCGTTGAACTATATATTGAGATTGCAGCAATTCCATTACTTTCTACCTTCAAGTTTCAACTAATATCTACAACTATAATTTATCAGTCTCCTACGTATATCCAATATTTCAAGGTACCCATCTCAATCTATTTCACATTTAACTTGATTTTCAAAACATGATTGAGGTTtcacattttttctaattaagtttgacatgtttgattgtaatttaattattctTATCTTCATTTGCCtaaattctttttataaatatgaaatatttgtaaTGTAACCTTATTAAGTAAGAGCAAAATGGCAGTTTTAGAGCAATTACTCAATGGTGAATGTATGTATCTAACATCAAATCACCCGAAAATTCTTTGTTTTCgtgttttttgttctctttaatttttcttcgCTGGTTAACACCGATTTTCGATCCCTAATGGCCTCGTGGactccaatttttgttttcttcctttttacaGCAGTGCCTCTCTCCTGAGACTCCTCATTGCCATTTAGTAACCTTTTCCTCAAATCTCTGTCTTTTAAATGTATCAAGCTTTCGGCAACATCAATCGAAAACTCATTAGTTGATTTACAAAACCCCGCAAAAATCAACCAAATCAAAAGTCTCACATGCCTGCACACTCCACGTCTCGACACACCTTCATCATTTTCTGTTGTAGACGACAAGTCGCTTAAGTGCTTCGATCAACATatttggtgtatatatatatatatatatatatatataatctagaattgataaaaattgtAGGATCCAAATGAAACTAGGAATTTAATATAAGGGTCCTTTGTAGGATCTAATTCTCGTGACAACATCTAGAATTGATATAATTCTCCTTAATTCACTTTGAATTTGCAGGAATGTCTAAGCCCAA encodes the following:
- the LOC132190731 gene encoding uncharacterized protein LOC132190731, which codes for MPHLFSNWLRIFLICAEAEIKQFIGLAHRLWLRRNDVVHGGSMTHPTLLVQRTKVAIEDFAAATELGAGAHDNPNEGIMVRWQHPQLGWKKVNWEAFLASGKGWMGFGVLVRDEQGLVIAALSKTYVGSLNSLKAEAQAALMAVQFCKNLGLDCLHFEGDAQGLEQYVPAGLN